One genomic region from Branchiostoma lanceolatum isolate klBraLanc5 chromosome 7, klBraLanc5.hap2, whole genome shotgun sequence encodes:
- the LOC136438517 gene encoding mitochondrial fission process protein 1-like, translating into MIQGATIHSNTSTGDTASMADPGAKKEVDIYRDTLLRYLGYANEVGESFRALVPVSVVWGSYVVATAYCTADAIDKGRKMAKNPKVEPAEKTKKVMQAVVDTFVWQGLASVAIPGFTINRLCALSLLLLRKTTNLPLPIRKWATTAVGLSAIPVIIHPIDRSVDFLLDSTLRKWLDIQHHHGN; encoded by the exons ATGATACAGGGCGCTACTATTCATAGCAACACGTCAACCGGCGACACCGCAAGTATGGCAGACCCTGGAGCAAAAAAGGAGGTGGATATCTACCGAGATACCCTTCTGCGTTACCTAG GATATGCTAATGAGGTTGGCGAGTCGTTCCGTGCCCTGGTGCCGGTGAGTGTGGTGTGGGGCAGCTATGTGGTTGCCACGGCCTACTGCACAGCAGACGCCATCGACAAGGGCAGGAAAATGGCCAAG AATCCAAAGGTTGAGCCGGCAGAGAAGACTAAGAAGGTGATGCAGGCGGTTGTGGACACGTTTGTGTGGCAGGGCCTGGCGTCTGTGGCCATCCCTGGCTTCACCATCAACAGACTATGTGCCTTATCCCTGCTGCTGTTGAGGAAGACCACCAACCTGCCCCTGCCCATCAGGAAGTGGGCAACAACTGCCGTCGGGCTGTCTGCAATACCAGTCATCATACACCCTATCGACAG gtCAGTCGATTTCCTACTGGACAGCACTCTGCGGAAATGGCTGGACATTcaacatcaccatggcaactga